Genomic DNA from Bacterioplanes sanyensis:
ACAACTGCTCACCGGTGCTGGCCTCTAAAATTGCGCGCATGCCGGTCAGCATGAGTTCACTTTCCCGCATGCTCGCTTCGGCGTGCTGGCGTAAGCGGCTTTCTAAACGCAGTGCTTCCAGTAATTCTTCGTTGTTAATGGTCATTGGCCAAAAACCACCGCCGAGATCATTAAGTTGCCATGACGATTTTGGCCGTCGACAAAACAGCCCTGCTCACCAAAGGTATAGAGGCCCATGATCGGCATCGCTGCATTAGCGTGCACGTCAGCCGCCATGGCATGCACTTGCTCGCCGATGGTGAGCATGCAACCGGCACAATAAATCATTAACGCTCCCACCGGTTTTTCCTCTTTCGGCAGCAGCTGACGGGCATTTTCCAGCACCTTACCGGCGCGATTCACCAGCCCATCGATACTGCCCGTCATCAGCTCCAGCGATTCATCCTGCGCCACTTCGGAGAACAGCGTCAGCGCGCCGCTCTCAGTAACCGCATCCGGATGGCTGAGCAAATAATCATCCGGGCCATCGGCCATCGGAATGCACCGCCCCAGTGGATGCAGCGTGGTCAGCGCCAACACATTGCCGCCTTCCAGCTGTTGCTCAATGGCGCCATCAATGCATTGATTAAAGCGCTGTGCTGCGGGCTGGCCATCGAGCTCCATTAGCTGACGCCCCGCCACTTGCGTAGCGACTAAGGTTTGGCCGCTGGGCTGATAGCCGGAGCTGAACGACACGCCAACACTGCCCGATGGGAAAAACACCGCCACCTGAATCAGGTCAACCCCCACTCCTTGGCGATGAAACTGCTGCCATTGGCCGGACACGTCGTTATCGGCACTGCTGCCGCCCAACACAGGTACGTTGGGCCCCACCACATCGCTAAAGCCCTGCAGTACGCATTCTTCCTGACCCGGCGGCAAAATACACCACAATAGCGCCGGGCTTTCGTATTCACGCCCAGACTGCGCCAACGCTTTTTCCAACGCCTGTTGCGCCGCCTGTCGTGGATCATCGCCTTGAGAGCACGCACCCACGCCATAATTGCCGCTGTGATCCGCCAACGCCCACAGCACCAGCCCGGCTTGCGCCTGGGTTTGTTGTTCGATGCCCAAGGCGCCCAAACACGAAGAGCCGGCCATGATGGGACAGTCAAATGCCTGCGTCAGCCGCTGTTGCAGCAAGCTGGCATCGTGCTCGGTATTGAAGCCGGCAATAATCAGACTCCAGTGGCCATCGGCCAGAGTCTGGATCACTTCATCGCAGGCGCTGCTGGCATCTCGAGCGTTGGAGCTGGCGATTCGAATTTGCATGATCGTTCCCTCGAATGGTTTGCCTGTTAGTGTAGCCAGCGATCCGTCAGCGATGGTCATGACTGGACTCAAATACGAATAACGATAAACTGCTGTAACACTTTTTCACCCAAGCCATACAAACCAGCGGTCCCAGACCCTTTCGAGACACACACCATGGCCGACATTCGCTTGTATCAATATCCGATCTCTCCGTTTTGCGAAAAAGTACGGCGAGCCCTGTGTGCCAAGCAGCTGGATTACGACATCGACAACGTCAGCCTGTGGCAGACACTCACCGGGCGAGTGAAAAGTCTTAGCCGCATCGGCAAGCTACCGGTATTGACCATCAATGGTCAGGTCATCGCCGACTCCACCAATATTATCGAAGAGCTGGATCAGCGTTTTCCCACCATTCCCTTGCTGCCAGATGCGCCGGAAGATCGTGCCATGGTGCATTTTTTCGAAGATTGGGCCGATGAGAGCTTGTATTTTATCGAGGTGTATTTGCGCTTCGGGCTAAAAGCCAATGCGCCGCAATGGGCGCAGCTAATCACCGCCGACGATCATCCGCTACTGGCGCCTCTGTTTCGTCTGCTGGCGCCGGGCATGGTGGCGAAAACGGCCTACGTGCAAGGTACTGGGCGCAAAAGCTGGCCACTGATCGAGCACGATTTGCGCCGTCACTGCCAGTCGCTGGCGTCTTGGCTCAGCGGCAAGCGCTGGTTGGTCGCCTATCAGCTCACCTTGGCCGACATTGCCGTCGCCAGCCAACTCAGTGCCATCATCGCTACACCGGAGGGTAAAGCCATTGTCGAGCCCTTTCCAGAAATTATCGCGTGGCTGGAGCGCGTCAACGAAGTGACTCTGCCGCCGGCTAACGCGGGCGCCTAAATAGCCCGCGCTTTGTGACCGCTTTACTGGCGACTCCGCTGCTCATCCTCCATAATTCGCGCCACTTCCATACGCCATAGGCCAATGCACCGTCGGGACACTCGGGGCTGTTGCGCCCTCCCTGTGCTAGGCCTTGGCGACTTTCAACAAAGGACTGTGATATGTCTCGTATTCTGACGCTGCTGCTGAGCTGCGTATTGGCAGCCTCGGTGCAGGCCGCCAGCTTTGATTGCCAGCAAGCCAGCCAACCGATAGAGCAGCGTATTTGCGCTAACGACCGTATTTCGTTGCAAGACGAACGCCTGGCGCAACGCTACCAGCTGCTGTTATCACTCGATCAACAGCCCGATGCCATCCGCCAGCAGCAACGAGAATGGTTGGCGCAGCGCGATCAATGCCAAACCGACGACTGTGTCTTGCAACACTACCAACAGCGCCTGCAGACGTTAGATCAGCAGTATCAGCAAGCACGTTATCGCCAGCAGCCTATGAGCGTCAGCTCGGTTAAAGAAGAAACCTGGAATAACGGCGCGGCGCTGGTGATTCGCACCACGGTGCCGGTCGATGCCGATAAAAATTGGCGTCGTTTTTTGCTGGTAAAACAAAACGACGAGCCGCAGTCAGAGGACAACTGGGTACTCAGTGACGACGGCTTAAAGCTGATTTATCCGTTTGTTGAGCCAGCAACGCAGTACCACATCGAAATCAAGCCCGGCCTCAGCGCCATCAATAACAAACGCATCGTGCGCCCCGGCAAACATAATCTGACCACCCGCCGTACCCAGCCCAGTGCCGCCTTTAGTGGCGGCGGTCATGTGCTGTCGAGTGCCGTACGTCAGGCTCTGCCGGTGACCACGCTGAACGTCGATGCCGTCGATATTCGCATTCACCGCCTCAATGACGAGCAGCTAGCACGTTGGAGCCGCTGGAGCTTTGACAGTAGCGAGCGCTACTACCGTTTGGACGAGTTTGCCAAGCACAACCCAGAGGTGTTCGCTGGCCGTTTTGATATCGAGCATCAGCGCAATCAACGCACCACCCGTAACCTGGACCTCAGCAACATTGACGCGGTGCAGCAGCCCGGTGCCTATTTGGCGGTGATGCAAATCGCCGGTCGTTACGAAGACAACTATCAAATCAACTTCTTCACCGTCAGTGATATCGGTGTGCAGCTGCGCAAAAACGCCCAACAGCTGCGAGTGAATACCCATTCCATCGCCTCCGGCGAGGTGCTGACCGATGTGACGATTTCACTCTACAACGACGAAGAGCTGGTGGCCGAGCAGCCGGTGGATAAAAACGGTGAAGCAGTATTTGCCGATTACCACAGTAAAGGCCACACCCTGATCGCCCGCCGCGGCGACCATATGACGGTGTTGCGCTACGACCGCCGGGCGCTGGATTTATCCGCCTACGACAACGCCGTCAGTCGCCACAGCGAGTTGCAGGCATTTGCCTGGTCACCGCGCGATTTGTATCGCCGTGGCGAGCGCTTGGAGTTTAACGCCCTACTGCGCGACGCCGATGGCCAAGCCGTCGATGCTCTGCCGCTGGAGGCCAAACTCATTGATCCCACCGGCAACCGGGTCGCCAAAGCCACCTTGCAACGCCAGGATGCTGGCCACTATGAGTTTAACCACACGCTCAGCGACAGCGCCAAAACCGGCCCCTGGACACTGAATCTGGCCAGCAGCGCCAAACCCAACACCGTGCTCGCCAGTTACGAAGTCAAGGTGGAAGACTTTCAGCCCGAACGACTCGAACTCAAACTGTTTGACGGCGATCATCAAGCCCGGCGCATGACGGATGCCGGTGATGAGCTGTCGATTCCGGTTAGCAGCCAATACCTTTACGGTGCCCCAGCGTCGGGCAACCGCGTCGATGGCTTTGTCATTGCCGAGTTGGATCGCAAACCACTGGCCGACTGGAGCAGCTATATTTTCGGCCTCGAAGGCGAAAGAATTTCACGCCGCCGCCTAACACTGCAGCCCACCGACCTCGACGGCAACGGCGAGGCCAAACTCAAAGTCTCGCTGCAACACTGGAAAAACTTACGCTCACCGCTGGCGCTGATTGCCAACGTCAGCGTGTATGAAAGTGGCGGCCGCCCCATCACCCGCAAAGCCACCATTACCCATTGGGGCAGCGATGAATTAGTGGGCCTGGAGCCACAGTTTAAGCTACGCCCAGACAACCACAGTTTGGTGCGTTTTAAAGCCATATTGGCTGATCGCAGCGGTGAGCTGCACTCAGGTGATGATTTCCAGCTGCGCTTAATTCGTGAAGACCGCAACTACTACTGGCGCTACTCCGATTCAGAGGGCTGGCGCTGGCGCTACGAGTCACTGGAGTTCGTCGAGTACAGTCAAAATCTTGAGTTTAATGACGACGCGCCCATCGACCTTGCTCTGCCGGTGGAATACGGCGATTACCGCGTCGAGATTTATAACGACGACAACCAACTGGTAAACCGCTATCGCTTCCGTACCCGTTGGAGCGGCTGGCGCAGCTCCGGCGATAGCTTAAAACCCGACCAGGTACAGCTGGCGTTTGAACAGCAAAGCTATCAGCCCGGCGACACCGCCACCTTGTTGATGACCCCAGCCACCGATGGCCTGGCACACATCACCGTCGAGAGTAACGACGGCGTATTGTGGCGCGGTCAGCGTGAGGTGCAGGCCAGCGGCGAGCGCATCGAGATTCCCACCCAATCGAGCTGGAAGCGCCACGATATATACGTCACCGCCACCGTCTTTACCCCAGGTGACATGAAGCACTCGGTGGCACCGAAGCGCGCCTTTGGTTTTGCCCATCTGCCGCTGCGCCGCACCGATGCCGGCCTGGATGTCAGCCTGCAGGTTAAAGACAAGATCACACCGCGCCAGCCAACCAAGGTTACCGTGAATCTGGCCGACGCCGAGCAACATGACGACGTCTGGGTGCGCATTGCCGCCGTCGATGTCGGTGTGCTCAACATTACTCGCTTCAACACGCCAGATCCGCTGGGGTATTTGTTTGGCCCCCGCCGCTATGACTATCAGCTGTTCGATGTGTACGACCGCATCATTGAAAACGCCGGTTTTGATTACGCTGCCCAGCGCTTTGGTGGTGGCCTGGTGCAATCGGAAGCCGAGCTGGTACGCGGCGGCGAAGAGCCGAAGAACGAAGTCAAAATCATCGCCTGGCAAACCGAGCCCGTGCGCCTTCGCGACGCTCAGACCGAGATCGAGCTGGATATTCCCGACTTTAATGGCCGCTTGCGGTTGATGGCAGTGGCTTGGAACGAACACAGCGTTGGCAGCGCCGAAGCACAAACCACCGTCGCCGACCCGCTGGTGATGCAGTTATCGCGGCCGCGCTTTTTAGCGTTGGGCGACCAATCGCAGCTGAGCTTGGATGTGGCCAACTTGTCTGGCCAAAGCCAAACCGTAGAAGTCACCTTCAGCGTTGGCGGCATGCTCAAGTCGCAAAGCTGGAGCCAACAGCTCAACCTCAGTGACGAGCAACGCGAGGTACTCACCTTTCCGGTGCTGGCACAAGAATTAGGACGCGGCACCATCGAAGCCAGCTTAAGCGCCAACGACGGCGAGCAAACCCTGAAACTGGAGCAGCAATGGGCCTTGCACAGCCGCGCCGCCTACCCGGCGTTAACTGAACGCCGCCAAACGGTACTGGAGCCGGGACAAAGCTGGGATAACGACCTCACGATGGAGGGCATGATCGCCAGCACAGTGCAGGCCCAGTTGACGCTGGACAACAGCCCGCCCATCGATACCCGTGGTCACTTTGATTCACTGTTGCGCTACCCCTATGGCTGCACCGAGCAAACGACGAGCAGCGGTTACCCTTGGGCATTGGTAACACCGGATGCTGCCCGACGTTTTGATCTAGGCAAAATGTTACAGCAGCGCTTTAACGAGCCTTACACCGACGGTCTGCGCCGCCAGCAACTGGAGCATGCGATTAAACGCCTGCAACCTCGTCAGACCAGCAGCGGCGGCTTTAGCCTGTGGTCCAATGGCGATGCGCGTAACTGGCTCAGCGCGTACGTTGGCGATTTCCTCACCGATGCACGCGAAGCCGGTGCCACCATCCCCGGCGGCATGCTGGAAGATCTGCAAAAGCATTTGCAGCGGTATTTACGCAGCGAACTGCCGCTGTATTCCTACCGTGGCGACCAGCATTATGGCCTGGCGACACGCGCCTACGCCGCCTACGTGCTGGCGCGCTCCAACAAGGCCTCGCTGGCGAACTTGCGTCGCTTGCAACAGGAAATGGAGGCGCTGCAGAAAGATTTGAAATCTGGCCTGCCGTGGGCACACCTAGCCCGTGCTATGCAGTTAAGTGGCGACGCCAACGCAGCAGCCAGCTTATTCCAGCGCGCCAAAACCATCAGCTATGAGCCGGGTTATTACGGCGATTACGGCAGCGCCTTGCGCGACCAGGCACTGACCTTTGCCTTGCTGGCAGCTGGCGGCTTTGATACCGCCGAGCCGTTATTGGCACTGTTTGATGAAGTGCAAAAACGTCGTTGGCTAAGCACACAGGAGCGCAATGCCTTGTTCCGCGCCTCACTGGCGTTAGATGAAAATGACCAGCCCCTGCGTAGCCTGATTCAACTCAGCGACATGGAGCAAAACATCGATCAGGAGCAGGCCTTCCGCAGCTTATTGGATGCCGATCAAGTGAGTCGCCTGCAGCGTGTAACCGCCCAGGATCAGCGTCAGTACCTTACCTTGGAAATGATCGCCCATCCGGCAGTTGCTCCAGAGCCAACCCAGCGCGGCATGGCGATTGAGCGTCGCTACTACAACCTGGATGGCGATGTCATCACACCCGAGCGCTTGGCGACCGGTGAGTTGGTGGTGGTAGAGCTGGAAGTCTCCACGCAAGGTCACTATGTACGCGATGGCCTAGTGGTGGATTTGCTGCCCGCCGGGCTAGAGCTGGAGAATCAGAACCTCGCCAATGCCAGTGTCGATTTGAGCAAATTGATGATTCGTGACCAACCGCTGGATGGCTGGCAGCAACGCGCTCGGGTCGAGCATGTCGAGTTCCGCGATGATCGCTTTGTCGCCGCTCTGCCAATCGACAACTATGGCCGCCGCTATTTGTATTATCTGGCGCGGGCGGTGACACCAGGCAAGTATTCGGTGCCCACGCCGTTTGTTGAAGATATGTATCGCCCGTATCAACACGGCATTGGTGAAACCCTGCCTGAGCTGGTGATTACGCCCTAATGCGACGGCGGCTCACCTGGGCGCTGCTAGCGCTGCTGGCGGTGCCGCCACTCGTGTTGTTGCTGATCGACTGGCTGGCGCCGGTCGATTTGCAGCCGCGTGCCGGTGCCACCCTGGTGGTCGATCATCAAGGCGAGCCGCTGCGGCGCTTTGCCGATCAACGCGGTGTATGGCGCTACCCCACTACTATCGAGCAGGTGTCAGACAACTACCTGCAAGCCCTGCTGACCTATGAAGATCGCTGGTTTTACCAACATCCGGGCGTCAACCCATTGGCCTTGGTGCGCGCAGCCGGGCAGTTTTTGCGCCACGGTGAAATCATCTCGGGTGGCTCCACCTTAACCATGCAAGTGGCGCGCTTGCGCTACCCGCAACAACGCGGCTTATTGGGCAAGTTGGTGCAAATGGTGCGCGCTGTGCAAATCGATTGGCACTTCAGTAAGCGCGACATCTTGACCTATTACCTCAATCACGCGCCTTTTGGTGGCCCCATCGAAGGGGTCGAAACCGCCAGTCGCCACTATTTTGGCCACAGTGCACGCTGGCTCACCGATGCCCAAGCAGCGCTGCTGGCTGGGTTACCGCAAGCACCGAGTTGGTATCACCCACGCCGCCACCCTGAACGTGCCTTGCAACAGCGCAACAAGGTATTAGAGCGACTGGCAACGTTCGGGCAGTTGACCAGCGAGCAGCTGCAACAAGCTTTGCAAGAGCCGATCAGCTTGGCCGAGGTATCGACGCCGTTAAAGGCACCGATTCTGGCGCGACGCTTGCGTCAACAGTGGCCACAGCAAGGCCGCATTCAAACTTATATCGACGCTGAGCTGCAGCATGCTCTGGCCAATTTGGCCAGCGAAGCCCGCCAGCGTCTGCCGGCCGGGGCGTCGGTGGCGATATTGGTGGTCGAGCATGGCAGCGGTGCCGTTAAAGCGTATGTGGGTTCGGCCAAGTTTGGTGACCGCAGCCGCTTTGGCCATGTGGACATGGTCAGCGCCCTGCGCTCGCCCGGCTCGACGCTAAAGCCGTTTATTTATGCCCTGGCCATGGATAAGGGCCTGATCCACAGCGACAGCCTACTGATGGACGTGCCGCTGCCCTTTGGTGATTACCGCCCCGAGAATTTTTTGCACGGTTTCAGCGGCCCGGTGAGCGTGCGCCATGCTCTGCAACGCTCATTAAACATTCCTGCTGTACAGGTGTTAGAGCAGCTCGGCCCCGCCGGCTTTTATGCCGATCTGCACACCGCCGGCACGGAGTTACAGCTGCCCATCGGCGCAGGCCCCAGCTTGGCGTTAGCCTTGGGCGGCGTTGCCACGTCACTGCAAGAGCTGGTGCAACTATATACAGCACTGGGCAACGGTGGGCAGGTGCTGCCGCTGCGCTGGAGTGATGCCGATACCAACCTTCATCGGCCAAGACCACTGCTCAGCCCAGCCAGTGCCTGGATGACTCGGCAACTGTTGCTGGATCGCCAGCAACCGGGACTGGCGGTGAAAACCGGCACCAGCTCTGGCCTGCAAGATACTTGGGCGGTGGCCTCGACGGTCAGCCATACCTTGGGGGTGTGGGTTGGCCAGCCGGACAACACCAATATGAGCGGCCACCACGGCAGTGCCACTGCCTTACCGCTGCTGCGCGCCGCCGCACGATTATTGCCACGCAGTGAGCAGCGCTGGCATGACAAACCGGATAACGTCAGTCGGCAAACGATTTGCTGGCCCAGCGGCCAGCAACGAGCGGCCGAGTTGTGTGATGAAGCCTTGGATGCCTGGCTGATCGATGGCCAGCAGCCGCGCAGCTGGCACCACACCCGTGCTCTCACCAGCCAAGACAACCGCAGTGAGCGTACGCTCAGAGTGGCCAGCGACAGCGGTCTGCGCCTTGGCCTTGGCTGTGAGCTGCCTGCGCGCAGCAAAACCGTGGCGATCTGGCCAGCACCGCTGCAGCCGTGGCTGCCACCCGACTGGCAGACACAAAACCGCATTGCGGCCATAGATCCACGTTGTCAGCGCCAGCAGGCCTTGTTGCAGGCGGAGCCGTTGCGCATCACGGGGCTTGCCGACGGCAGTCATATACGCCGTCACGCCAGTACGCAGCAGCAGCCGACGCTGCGTGTGCGAGCCGTCGGCGGTCAGCCGGATTGGTATTGGTTTTTAAATGGACGCTTGTTAGACGAGCGCGGTCAAACGCTGACCCTGCCTTTGCCAAGCGCCGGACGCTATCAAATCAGCGTCAGCGACCAAGCTGGCAGCAGTGATCAAATCAGTTTTGTGGTGGAGGCGAGCTAGGCCCTTTCACGCAGTCGACCAGACAAACTCGCAAATAATTTTGAAGCCAACCGCACCGCCAGCCAGCTGCTGGCGTAAGACAGTGCCACTAGGACTAACCAAAACAGTGGCGCCGGGCGTAAATACTGTGGGACAAAGTCGGCCCCGCCTGTGTCACAAGCAAACCAGTGGCCTGCCACCACACCACCAGCATCCAGGCAGGAATCAGCACTGGCTAACCCCAGCAACAGCAGACCCACAATGGCAAACACCAGACTCTGCAAGGCCATTCGCAACACGCTCATACTCACTCAGACACTAATTCAGCAGCCAAGTCTAACGCATGTAAGCGAAGCTGTTCATCATAAATATCATTGGTGAACATCAGCTCATCCACCGGCATTTGCGCCAGCAAGCTCTCGAGTTTGGAGCGCGCGCTCACCGGCCCACCGACGACGGATAAGGCCAGAAAATCCTGCACCTGCGCCTGCTGCATCACGCTCCAGTGTTCATCCATATTGTCGACTGGCGGCGGTAAATACAGTGGCTGGCCTTGCATCAAGGCCAATACCCGCTGCTGGGAGCTGGTGGCCAAATAGCGCGCCTGAGCATCGTCCTCGGCCAATATCAGCGGCAAACACAAGATGGCGTAGGGCTCTGTCAGCGAGGACGATGGTTGGAAGTGAGTGCGATACAACTCCAACGCTTGCTGCGCCAAGCGCGGTGCGAAGTGCCCGGCAAAGGCGTAAGGCAAGCCGCGCTCGGCAGCGAGCTGTGCGCTAAACAAACTCGAACCGAGCAAAAACATCTCTACTTGGCTGTTGGCTCCAGGATAAGCCTTCACACGCTTGTTGGTTTGCTCTGGGCCGAGCAAAGCTTGCAACTCGGCGATTTCTTCGGGAAAGCGTTCAGCACGCATGTCATCGCGGCGCAATGCACGGCTGGTGATAGGGTCGGTACCTGGTGCGCGCCCCAAGCCTAGGTCGATGCGGCCCGGATACAAAGCATCTAGGGTGCCAAACTGTTCGGCCACCACCAGCGGTGGATGATTGGGCAACATAATGCCACCCGAGCCAATGCGAATATTGTGTGTATGCGCTGCCAACTGGCCAATCAACACCGCGGTGGCACTGGAGGCAATGCCTTCCATGTTGTGATGCTCGGCCAGCCAGAAGCGTTTAAAGCCCAACTCATCGGCACGCTGAGCGTAGCGTTGCAGCCGTTGCAACGTTGCAGGGATGTCCATGCCCGTAGGCACAGAAGCCAGATCCAACAGGGAAATAGGAAGATTTGCCAAGCTTGCCATAATGTCGCCACGAGCCGAAAAAAGTGACTGCACAGAGTGCCATAAGCATTAGGGCCGCGGCAGGCATACCTGAAGAACAAAGCGTTGCGCTTTACCCATGCCTTGCCCGCCAAAGGGTGTGCCAGCGCAGCGCATCCGATACACTGTCGCCACTTATTGACACTGGTCCACGGAGTCCCATGAAAAACACCATTTTGACCGCCATGATCTTGCTACTGAGCGGCTGTAGTTCACTGACCTACATTCCAATGGATGACTACACCAGCAGTCTGACCAAAGAGTGCCTGAGCATGCAGTCACCGCAGAATGAAGATGCGCAGGAGCAATGCGAACACGAAGCCGAGTACGACACTCGTATTGCCGAGCGCATTTATGAGCTGCGGGCCGACAAAGACCTACAGCGTTGTCGCCAACAACACACGGATGAACAAGCCATCGATCAATGCTTCCAGCAAGCGCAAACCGATTTTTACGATTTGTACTTCCGCGGCCAGCACTAACACCCCGGCACCAGTGGGTAACCAGCTGGGCATTCATTCGCAGCACGATGATGGCGTATGATGAGCGTCGTTAACACGATTCTACAGGTACCATCACCGTGCTGAACTTTGATTACCGCAATGTCGATGTCATCTGCGTCGATGCCGCCAATCCCGACACCAGCGTTTTGGAGTGGCGTAAACAAAGCCAATTAACCGCCTTGCAAGACTCGCCACGCGAGCGCTGTAGCCACTTGAATCATGGCCACAGCTGGACTTTCGTTAAACGCAAAGACGCCGCCAATGCCTTCGAGCGCCTGACCCAAGCCCGCAAAGCCATCCAGGGCAGCTGGCATCACAGTGACACCACACTGACGCTGGTTGCCGACGATGCCGATGGCCTCGATGCTCTGCTCAGTGCCGCACTGGCTGATATCTACCAACTGCCAACCCACAAGCGTGAGGCCGACCCGCAGCCGCAAATCAGCCGCATCGAACTGGTAGGCGAGCTAAGCAGCACATTAATTCAGCAGCGCCAGGCCGAAGCCGAAGGCAATGCGTTAACGCGCTTTTTAGCCACCCGCCCGGTCAGCGACGTTAACCCCACCAGTTACCGTGAATGGCTGCTGGAGTGGGCGCAAAAGCAGGGCCTCGAAGTCATCGTGCACGACTACGCCAGCTTGGAGAAAATGGGTGCTGGCGCTTTTTGTGCCGTCGCACGCGGCGCCGATGACGGAGAAGCCAGCATTGTTGAACTGCGCTACATGGGCCAGCCTGATAGCGAGCAGCACACTGCTCTGGTGGGTAAAGGCGTCTGCATGGACACCGGTGGCTACAACCTGAAAACCGGCGGCTATATGTTTGGCATGCACGGCGATATGACCGGCAGTGCCGTGGTGGTGGGCACACTGCTCAGCGCTGTGCGCCAACAGCAGGCCATTAACCTGCGCGGCTGGCTGGCGCTGGTGAATAACCACATTGGCCCCAAGGCCTACCACGCC
This window encodes:
- a CDS encoding MG2 domain-containing protein: MSRILTLLLSCVLAASVQAASFDCQQASQPIEQRICANDRISLQDERLAQRYQLLLSLDQQPDAIRQQQREWLAQRDQCQTDDCVLQHYQQRLQTLDQQYQQARYRQQPMSVSSVKEETWNNGAALVIRTTVPVDADKNWRRFLLVKQNDEPQSEDNWVLSDDGLKLIYPFVEPATQYHIEIKPGLSAINNKRIVRPGKHNLTTRRTQPSAAFSGGGHVLSSAVRQALPVTTLNVDAVDIRIHRLNDEQLARWSRWSFDSSERYYRLDEFAKHNPEVFAGRFDIEHQRNQRTTRNLDLSNIDAVQQPGAYLAVMQIAGRYEDNYQINFFTVSDIGVQLRKNAQQLRVNTHSIASGEVLTDVTISLYNDEELVAEQPVDKNGEAVFADYHSKGHTLIARRGDHMTVLRYDRRALDLSAYDNAVSRHSELQAFAWSPRDLYRRGERLEFNALLRDADGQAVDALPLEAKLIDPTGNRVAKATLQRQDAGHYEFNHTLSDSAKTGPWTLNLASSAKPNTVLASYEVKVEDFQPERLELKLFDGDHQARRMTDAGDELSIPVSSQYLYGAPASGNRVDGFVIAELDRKPLADWSSYIFGLEGERISRRRLTLQPTDLDGNGEAKLKVSLQHWKNLRSPLALIANVSVYESGGRPITRKATITHWGSDELVGLEPQFKLRPDNHSLVRFKAILADRSGELHSGDDFQLRLIREDRNYYWRYSDSEGWRWRYESLEFVEYSQNLEFNDDAPIDLALPVEYGDYRVEIYNDDNQLVNRYRFRTRWSGWRSSGDSLKPDQVQLAFEQQSYQPGDTATLLMTPATDGLAHITVESNDGVLWRGQREVQASGERIEIPTQSSWKRHDIYVTATVFTPGDMKHSVAPKRAFGFAHLPLRRTDAGLDVSLQVKDKITPRQPTKVTVNLADAEQHDDVWVRIAAVDVGVLNITRFNTPDPLGYLFGPRRYDYQLFDVYDRIIENAGFDYAAQRFGGGLVQSEAELVRGGEEPKNEVKIIAWQTEPVRLRDAQTEIELDIPDFNGRLRLMAVAWNEHSVGSAEAQTTVADPLVMQLSRPRFLALGDQSQLSLDVANLSGQSQTVEVTFSVGGMLKSQSWSQQLNLSDEQREVLTFPVLAQELGRGTIEASLSANDGEQTLKLEQQWALHSRAAYPALTERRQTVLEPGQSWDNDLTMEGMIASTVQAQLTLDNSPPIDTRGHFDSLLRYPYGCTEQTTSSGYPWALVTPDAARRFDLGKMLQQRFNEPYTDGLRRQQLEHAIKRLQPRQTSSGGFSLWSNGDARNWLSAYVGDFLTDAREAGATIPGGMLEDLQKHLQRYLRSELPLYSYRGDQHYGLATRAYAAYVLARSNKASLANLRRLQQEMEALQKDLKSGLPWAHLARAMQLSGDANAAASLFQRAKTISYEPGYYGDYGSALRDQALTFALLAAGGFDTAEPLLALFDEVQKRRWLSTQERNALFRASLALDENDQPLRSLIQLSDMEQNIDQEQAFRSLLDADQVSRLQRVTAQDQRQYLTLEMIAHPAVAPEPTQRGMAIERRYYNLDGDVITPERLATGELVVVELEVSTQGHYVRDGLVVDLLPAGLELENQNLANASVDLSKLMIRDQPLDGWQQRARVEHVEFRDDRFVAALPIDNYGRRYLYYLARAVTPGKYSVPTPFVEDMYRPYQHGIGETLPELVITP
- a CDS encoding glutathione S-transferase family protein; the protein is MADIRLYQYPISPFCEKVRRALCAKQLDYDIDNVSLWQTLTGRVKSLSRIGKLPVLTINGQVIADSTNIIEELDQRFPTIPLLPDAPEDRAMVHFFEDWADESLYFIEVYLRFGLKANAPQWAQLITADDHPLLAPLFRLLAPGMVAKTAYVQGTGRKSWPLIEHDLRRHCQSLASWLSGKRWLVAYQLTLADIAVASQLSAIIATPEGKAIVEPFPEIIAWLERVNEVTLPPANAGA
- a CDS encoding FIST signal transduction protein yields the protein MQIRIASSNARDASSACDEVIQTLADGHWSLIIAGFNTEHDASLLQQRLTQAFDCPIMAGSSCLGALGIEQQTQAQAGLVLWALADHSGNYGVGACSQGDDPRQAAQQALEKALAQSGREYESPALLWCILPPGQEECVLQGFSDVVGPNVPVLGGSSADNDVSGQWQQFHRQGVGVDLIQVAVFFPSGSVGVSFSSGYQPSGQTLVATQVAGRQLMELDGQPAAQRFNQCIDGAIEQQLEGGNVLALTTLHPLGRCIPMADGPDDYLLSHPDAVTESGALTLFSEVAQDESLELMTGSIDGLVNRAGKVLENARQLLPKEEKPVGALMIYCAGCMLTIGEQVHAMAADVHANAAMPIMGLYTFGEQGCFVDGQNRHGNLMISAVVFGQ
- the pbpC gene encoding penicillin-binding protein 1C is translated as MRRRLTWALLALLAVPPLVLLLIDWLAPVDLQPRAGATLVVDHQGEPLRRFADQRGVWRYPTTIEQVSDNYLQALLTYEDRWFYQHPGVNPLALVRAAGQFLRHGEIISGGSTLTMQVARLRYPQQRGLLGKLVQMVRAVQIDWHFSKRDILTYYLNHAPFGGPIEGVETASRHYFGHSARWLTDAQAALLAGLPQAPSWYHPRRHPERALQQRNKVLERLATFGQLTSEQLQQALQEPISLAEVSTPLKAPILARRLRQQWPQQGRIQTYIDAELQHALANLASEARQRLPAGASVAILVVEHGSGAVKAYVGSAKFGDRSRFGHVDMVSALRSPGSTLKPFIYALAMDKGLIHSDSLLMDVPLPFGDYRPENFLHGFSGPVSVRHALQRSLNIPAVQVLEQLGPAGFYADLHTAGTELQLPIGAGPSLALALGGVATSLQELVQLYTALGNGGQVLPLRWSDADTNLHRPRPLLSPASAWMTRQLLLDRQQPGLAVKTGTSSGLQDTWAVASTVSHTLGVWVGQPDNTNMSGHHGSATALPLLRAAARLLPRSEQRWHDKPDNVSRQTICWPSGQQRAAELCDEALDAWLIDGQQPRSWHHTRALTSQDNRSERTLRVASDSGLRLGLGCELPARSKTVAIWPAPLQPWLPPDWQTQNRIAAIDPRCQRQQALLQAEPLRITGLADGSHIRRHASTQQQPTLRVRAVGGQPDWYWFLNGRLLDERGQTLTLPLPSAGRYQISVSDQAGSSDQISFVVEAS